The DNA segment GAAATCCTTGGTGAAAGAATGAATCATAGCCGTGTAAAAGTAATCACTGGACTGCGACGCGACAAAAAAATTCGCAAACGTGCCATCCCAGAACAAGAATAAGTTTCTGGCAATCCACGCCGACACTATGGTTAGAAAAACAGCGACGGCGACCATGTAGTTCCTGTTTTTGAAAACCTGCCATTTCATATAATAAAACCGCCAAAGGAAACCAGCGACGCCTGTGATTAGAAAGAAGTAGCCGATGCCCGATTTTGTAAGAAAACCGATTCCCGCGCATAAGCCTGCAAGAATTATCCTGTCTGCTTTTTCAGGCTTCAAACTTTCGATTATGAAGTAAACCGTCAGCGTATACATAATCAGCACAAGCGGCTCCGAATAGTTGCGCGAAACAGAAAAAACGTAAGACGGAAAAGTCGCCACTAACGCCGTCGTCAAAAGCGCTGGCGAAACGCCGTAGAGTTTCCTAGTGACCACAAAAACAGCCACAACCGACAAGGTAAAGATGACTTCCACGGCTACTTGAGTTCCCAAGTGAACAGGCAAAAAAGCGTAAAACAGCGACAAATACATGGGGTAAACCGGACCCAGATGCCGAGAGTAGTTGCCGTCAACGATGAATTCGCCGTGTTGAAGAAACGACACACCCATTTGCTGGTAAACCACTCCGTCATGCATCCACTCATAATGCGCTTGCGTGGCGGAGAAATTAAGATACGTGAAGACACCGCAACCCACACTGATGGTCACCAGAAACGAAGCGGCAAAAACCCTGCTCGGCGCATCCAAAACTCTTAACTCCTTCTTCAACAACGCTACGGCGCTGATTCCAGCAACGCCAACCGTGCAGTACACTGCGAAAAGCCCCCTGGAAGCCTCGCCTCCCATGAACGCTACCCAATCGTTCATGTCGCCCTGAAGCAGGAGAAAAGCGGACAGCGCGGCAAGAAGAAAAACGCAAACCAGCAACGGAGAAAAAAGCCTGAAAACTTTGAAGACCCGCTGTCGCTCGCTATTCTGCTGGGAATCGCCACCGCTGTGACGCAACTTCCAACCCAACTGCACAGTATTGCGGCAACATGCATAATTAATTTGCTGAAACTCCCGTCGCCAAAAGCAGCCTTCTCACATTTAACTCCATGAAACTTGCAGTTGCCCGAAAACGGCAACAATGCCTACACGGCTTGCCCAATGCAAGAATGCTTATTAGGCAAAAGGGGAATTCATAAAACTCTGAACTTGAGACATCAAAGCCAATAGCCGCAAGGAGCCCGGTGGTGTAGTGGCAAGCATAGTGGCCTTTGGAGCCATTGACGAGAGTTCGAATCTCTCCCGGGCTACTACCTATTTCCACTGAAATGAGCCTAATTCATAGCTTATTTGGCTATTACATCGATATTAATAATATTTCATTTCTGCACATTCCTCCTATTTCGCTTCTCCGTTCGAAACCACGCTACTTAAATATGCGGTTGCGGTTATTCTCTGGGGTGGATCGCCTTGGCCGGCTTGGGCGAGACGCAGAAGAAACTTTTAAAGGCTTTGAGTAATGGTAGTCCAAGGACTCTCAGGCAGCTTACAAAGGAGACAGGAATAAGTAGCAAGGCTGCAGGCAACTCGCTTCAAAGGCTGTGGAGAGATGGCTATGTTCTGAGAACGGAAAAGCCTGCTATGGAGCCTGACCGCGTCTTCAAGGGCAGGGCTGGCGTTAGCACGCATTTGAAAAGGTATCATTCTTATATTCTCAAACCGAAAGACGCGGGCTCTTTCAGGGTTCAAGGGCTGGAATTTGTAAAGTTTAAGACGCAACTCAAGGTTGAAAAGATAAGCAAGGCAAAGATCATTCTAAGCTTTCTGGAAAAGAATTTGGGTAGAGCTTTCTATTCCAAGGAAATTGCTGAGGCACTCAAAGACAAAGGGATTAAGCCTAGAGATGTGATGACGCACGCAAGAAGATTTGAGCGCAAGGGCTTAGTCTATGTCCGCGGCTATAGGACGCATGACAGGCAGAGTCCGTTCAAAGAAGGCTACCTGCTGACATGGATTGACTCAACCAAGCCCAGAGAGCAGGCGCTTGAAGAGGCTGTACAGAGAACGGATTTAGCGCTGTCAGAAAAGTCCGCAACCAATCCGATAATTGAAAGGATACACATAATCCGCGACCAGATAATTGAAGCGACAAAGCTTCGTGATTTGACCAGCTTTGAATTCCTGCAGAATAGACTTAACTGTTCAGAGTATGAAGCGGAAGGGGCGATCAGCCGCGCACTGCAGCTCTATCCAGACCTTAAAGAAGTCAAGATTTTTGGCAATTTTAGATACTATTATCACGACTCGATGCCTGAGAAAGAACTGAAGGCAGCTATAGCTCTGAAGGAAAATTACATACGTATAGCTAAGGGCAGGGCAAACCGTATAGGGCATAATTGGGAAGCCGTGGTTGAATACTTTATCGACAGCCTTACTACGGGCGCCAGATTCTGGACGCAGGATCACCGCAACGGAACAATGGAGCCAAGAAGGATAACCATTCATCTGATTAAACCAGTAGGAGGGAGGAAATACAACGCTGAAGTAGACAGAGTGTGGGAAGTTACACCAGGCCCGCTGTTGAAGCCCAGTACGTATGTACTTGAGTGTAAGTGGGGTCTTGTGAGAAAAAAGGACGTGGACGACTTTTTCAATGTCTTGGCATGGAGCAAGGAGTTCGGTGCGGATACTCCAGATGGTAGGCAGATTAAGCAGGGAATTGTTGGCGTGTTTTCAGGCTCTGCGTTTGACCCAAAAGAGAAGGTAAGACTGAAGGATAATACCGAGATTAACCTGTCATCGTATGCAGCGAGAATGAATGTACAGCTCCTAAAGGCAGCAGACTTCAACGAGAAGCTACGCGAAAGAGGTATTCCAAAGGAAGTTACTGTTCAGAAGATATGCAAAATAGCAAAGGATGAAAAAGAAGTACGGGAGACTCTGAGAGCAATATGGGAAGAACCAGAAAAAAGTGGGAAAATAATTGGTAACATGATTAATAAGAATGAAGACATCTACGAATTTGAGAAAATGCTCGAGAATGATTAGATATTAATTCTCAGAAAAGAGACTCATTAAAGTGATTAAGTGGATTGGAGAAATGTAAAAGAAATCTTCAAGCCTGACAAGAGCAAGGTAATCGTTTTTCTGCTACTGGTCTTAACATGCCTGACACTAAGTTATTTTTTAGTTTTTTCAATATGCGAGTCCAGTATGGCTGCAACCGCAAGCTGCATGATTAGTTATGTTCATTCCGCCAGAGAATGTGCATTCGAGGTTATCCACAGCGGTTCTGCGCTCAATAAAACCCTTATTAACGAAAGCCTATCAGAAGCTCAAGCAAGCTGCGATTATTATGCAAAGAAAGCGTCTAAGGCGTTGGACACTTTATGGAATGTTAGACAAGCAATCACTATCTCTTCTCTGGGACTTGTTGATCCAAATTATCTCGGCGATACGCCATTGCCAAATATCTTTGTGTTGCTAGCAGCATATTATGCACTTTCATGTGCTTTTGTATCTGGTTTTGATTTTCTCCTTAACAGAAGGTAGGCGCTGATTGGGACGGTCAATACCACAGTGATGATAAGCAAATACCAGAATTCCAGAGCTGAAGTTTTCTCATTAATCTGAATCTCGTCACTCCCAGTAGACAATTTGATAAAGTAACTGTCTTTTTCTCCCTTTTTGATAATTCCAAACTCGGTTTGTTCATAAACGGCTCTCCCCGTTTTGTGGTTGGCAAAAGTAATGTTATAGCTCTCTGTCTGATATGATGACTGACATGCATCTACCACACAGGTGAAGTTAGTCAATAAGTTGGGCAGGATTATTAGGGTTGTCTGGTTCAAATCAAGGTAGCTGGCATCTGGTATGCTCACTTCAGCTTGATTCAGATCGGGATTAAACCCAACATGCCTACCTTGAGAGTCATAGACGTTCAAATATAGCTTGTGTTGGTTTTCCTGTAGCGTGACAGATATTCCCGAGTCAATTAGGGACTGAAATTCAGCTTGGAGAAAATAAATTGTGCTTTCGAATATGGCCTTGGAGGTCTGCTTAACATTGACGAGTTGGGGCGTGTTGTCTACTTGGGCTTTGGCAATCCTTAGGTAGTTTATCAAGTCTGTAATTTTACTTCTAGCTTCCACGTAGTTATTGCCCTCAATCAAAGATAAGATATCCTCAATTTGTCTTGAGGGATTCGTTATTCTTCCGTAATAGCCATGAGGGGCATCAGTAAGAGAGTATGCCCAATTAATCGTGAATGAAAGACTTTGAAGGGTTGTGGTGGAGACTAAGGCACCCACTTCTTTGGCGATAAGCTCCGCCGAATTATAGTCGCCGATGGCAAGCTTAGTAGCAACTCTTTTCAAAATCTTGAACGGATTTGCATAGCTGTCTATGAAGTCTTCTCCGAACATTAAAAGACTGTTAATACCTTCTTCTACCCAGTAATTTCCGTCTAGGGCTTTGGCGTAATTTTTATACAGGATCCGTCTGGCCTCCAAGTCTTCTTCTTTTGGAGATATGTATGGCGATGAGGAGGCCAGCCCTACCTTTTGTATGGATCCATCACTGCCTATGTACCACATATTGTAGGTGTTTCCAACAAGTACCACCGAAGAATCTATAATGCTGTGTGCATCCCACGCATCAGGACCAGGATTGAATATTGGGTTTCCCGCATTCTTTTGCCATATGATGCCGTCTGATGATGTGGCCAGCCCAACTCTCCAAACGCCTCCATCCCTTGCGGTGTACCACATCTTATAGTTTGTTCCTTCTTTTACAACAGGTCCCGCGTGCACAAATCTGCTATCCCAACCAGTACCTAGAGTAATCACAGGATTGCCTGTATATTTAGCCCATAAAACTCCGTCTGTTGATGTTGCCATCCCTATTTTTCGAGTTCCATCGCGAGATTGCTCAGCCGTGTACCACATTCGATATAAGGAGCCATCAAAGTATACATTAGGTCCCCACAAATTCCAGTCGTCCCAGCCGCCATTACCGCCAGGAACCAAAACCGGATTTCCTGAATATTTCGCCCAACTTGTCCCATCCTTTGATGTTGCATAGCCTATTTTGCTAACGCCCGAATAGCTGCCAGTATACCACATTCGGTAAATAGTGCCGTCATAGACCACGCATGGTTCATACACAATCGTTTCCCAAGAGCCACTTGCACCTGGCTTCAATACCTCAGTAGGGTCTATCCAGCTAATGCCGTCAGCGGATGAGGAGTAATAAATTCCGTCCGATTTACTGAGCCACATTCCATAAGTCCCATCATTGAATATAACCCAAGGATTGTCGCAACCTGCTCCTAGACTGTTCAGAGGGTTGCCAGAGTACTTAGTCCATTCAGTCTTGGTTGATACAATGGCACTTATCACAGGTTCCGAACCAACCAAAGATCCCTCAGCTCTACCTAGGTGCAACGTTTCGTCTGGAATCGCTGATAGAAGCATTAAGAACAATAGCGTAACAGACGCCATTTTTGTCAGAGCTTTTTTCAACGATCAACCCTTCAATTAATCTTTGACTTAAGGATATACGCGAATATGGTAATCGTGATTCTGATTTCGGCAACTAGATTTTAGGGAGGCGGCAGGGCAATATTCAATTCTTGATGAAGTAATCCTGAAAATTAATTACCACATGCGCTAAATTCTAATGCACGTTAAAGTTAAAAGTTTTGCTATTTAATAACGTAAAGTGAGGAAGAAAGCTATTGTTGAAATAATTGCTTTTACAATTCTAACAACGTATTAAATCTATGGACTCTATAATGCGAACAAAAAATATAGAGTATAATTTAAGAAAATAAACTGCTAGAGATGCTGACCTGAACATTCGGTCCCATCGGAACATCATTTCAGACATCTACTTTTACCATTTTTAGGAAAGGAACACTAATGTTTCCCTTCTACCCTTCGCTCTAAATCAGCCCGCTCATTCTCCAGTTTCTTTTTCGAAGAGGGTAACTATTACGCTCTTTTTCCAACTTCATTTTTAATAAGCGCAAAAAAATAAATACACAATGACCTTATAGAAAATGGGGGTCGAAAACGCCGTGAAAAACGGTGATTTGGCTAAAATTGTGTTAACTAAATTGAGAATTGATTCTAGAGCGACTGAAGATGAGCTGACGGTGACTCTCAAAGACAAGTTTCCTGCAATAGGTGAGCAAACTGTAAGGGATAACGTCATTAAGACTGTACAATCATGTGTTCTTCGACGTGTTGGAATCTTGAATCCTAATGCGCTAGTCGATAAAGGTGTTTATCCTTTTCTTATTTTCATTGCGGCTGACGACTATAAGAAGGTTAGGAGCCTTATCGAGGAGCGAAAGTTGGAGGGAAGCTGGTTTTCGCTATATGGGCATGATGATTATCTATGTAAGATATATTGTTCTTCAGGATTCTTGGATGAGTTGCTCACAGAACTGGAGAAATATTGCAGAGTTTCCTATTTCCAAGCCGATTGCATTCATGTGGACTCGGGATTCACAGTTTCACGACAATTCAAAGCGCCGGACTCGGAAGATATTGAGGCTGTAGATAAACTTCAATCCAATGCTGCTTCCACTATTGTACCATTAGACGTAAAAATCAGACTTCTTAAACAGTCGATTTTCGTAGGATATGGCATTCTAGAAGATTACACAAAATCGGGCGTGATTAAAGCTGTAGTGGGAATAACTTTCAGAAGAGGCGCAACCATAAGAGACATTAGACATTTCATACATCGAATTCTGAACAGTGAGTACCGAGAAAATATTACTGGATTGTACGAAGGAAAAGGAAAGATCATAGATTATGAATTAGTCATTGAACTCCTTTTTGAAGACTATTATGAGCTTAATACGTTCACAGAAGAACTATATTCCTTAGGAAATGTTGACACTTCTACTCACTTAATCGCCGAACCCATAAAACAAGAAATAGCGCTTTGGAACAAGCTACATATTTCTGAGGAAGTACCAGAAGATGTATCAAGATGGGCAAACAAAATACTGAAGGAGATTTATGAATCCCTTCCCCCGGAATATCATGCAACCTTGAGAAATATGAACGAAAATGA comes from the Candidatus Bathyarchaeota archaeon genome and includes:
- a CDS encoding glycosyltransferase family 39 protein, giving the protein MQLGWKLRHSGGDSQQNSERQRVFKVFRLFSPLLVCVFLLAALSAFLLLQGDMNDWVAFMGGEASRGLFAVYCTVGVAGISAVALLKKELRVLDAPSRVFAASFLVTISVGCGVFTYLNFSATQAHYEWMHDGVVYQQMGVSFLQHGEFIVDGNYSRHLGPVYPMYLSLFYAFLPVHLGTQVAVEVIFTLSVVAVFVVTRKLYGVSPALLTTALVATFPSYVFSVSRNYSEPLVLIMYTLTVYFIIESLKPEKADRIILAGLCAGIGFLTKSGIGYFFLITGVAGFLWRFYYMKWQVFKNRNYMVAVAVFLTIVSAWIARNLFLFWDGTFANFFVASQSSDYFYTAMIHSFTKDF
- a CDS encoding winged helix-turn-helix domain-containing protein, whose protein sequence is MAGLGETQKKLLKALSNGSPRTLRQLTKETGISSKAAGNSLQRLWRDGYVLRTEKPAMEPDRVFKGRAGVSTHLKRYHSYILKPKDAGSFRVQGLEFVKFKTQLKVEKISKAKIILSFLEKNLGRAFYSKEIAEALKDKGIKPRDVMTHARRFERKGLVYVRGYRTHDRQSPFKEGYLLTWIDSTKPREQALEEAVQRTDLALSEKSATNPIIERIHIIRDQIIEATKLRDLTSFEFLQNRLNCSEYEAEGAISRALQLYPDLKEVKIFGNFRYYYHDSMPEKELKAAIALKENYIRIAKGRANRIGHNWEAVVEYFIDSLTTGARFWTQDHRNGTMEPRRITIHLIKPVGGRKYNAEVDRVWEVTPGPLLKPSTYVLECKWGLVRKKDVDDFFNVLAWSKEFGADTPDGRQIKQGIVGVFSGSAFDPKEKVRLKDNTEINLSSYAARMNVQLLKAADFNEKLRERGIPKEVTVQKICKIAKDEKEVRETLRAIWEEPEKSGKIIGNMINKNEDIYEFEKMLEND